The proteins below are encoded in one region of Bremerella sp. P1:
- a CDS encoding TlpA family protein disulfide reductase, translating to MKRAWTYYGLSFLLLGLAVPTAPLFAEEASVVESSPSLHTPFEPKSATEGFTQFETFMRDPNNPLPIAERLTQGIAMLDTLWAIDSDEEFKRKLIWTRFSLRMAQARTGSEASIEKLLSELTSYSQHEQPEISLAARDAKMTLQLMLIRDKSAEEKQTLVQNMQEEIEAMPVTSASAKLAMTLARNLSAVVDEKSAASIADELALHFANSDDSELQRVSEDLKGFSRMINLNGNSIQIAGKTLEGKELAWESLRGKVVLVDFWATWCGPCVAEFPQLKQLYEIYHKHGFEVVGISLDDVKADVQQFVIDRELPWIIVCNAEGDDYHGFSDANARYYGINAIPQMILVDKDGIVQATDARGEKLAMLLAQAFPDVEAPELESEEAAAEQ from the coding sequence ATGAAGCGTGCGTGGACCTATTATGGGCTTTCGTTCTTGTTGCTGGGACTTGCCGTTCCAACCGCGCCGCTGTTTGCCGAAGAGGCCTCGGTTGTCGAGTCGTCACCATCACTTCACACTCCTTTCGAGCCAAAGTCGGCCACCGAAGGCTTCACGCAGTTTGAAACCTTCATGCGTGATCCGAACAACCCGCTTCCGATTGCCGAGCGTTTGACGCAAGGGATCGCGATGCTGGATACCCTCTGGGCAATCGACTCCGACGAGGAATTCAAACGCAAGCTCATCTGGACGCGTTTCTCGCTACGAATGGCTCAAGCACGCACCGGCAGTGAGGCGAGCATCGAGAAGCTATTGAGCGAGCTGACCTCGTATTCTCAGCACGAGCAGCCCGAAATCTCGCTGGCAGCAAGAGATGCCAAGATGACGCTCCAATTGATGCTCATCCGTGACAAGTCCGCCGAAGAGAAACAGACCCTAGTTCAAAACATGCAGGAAGAGATCGAAGCGATGCCGGTCACTTCCGCTTCGGCCAAACTGGCGATGACCCTTGCCCGAAATCTTTCCGCGGTCGTTGATGAGAAGTCAGCCGCCAGCATCGCAGACGAACTCGCTTTGCACTTCGCAAATTCAGACGATTCAGAACTGCAGCGGGTATCGGAAGACCTGAAGGGCTTCTCGCGGATGATCAACCTGAACGGCAACTCGATTCAAATCGCCGGAAAGACGCTCGAAGGGAAAGAGTTGGCTTGGGAGTCGCTGCGTGGCAAGGTCGTGCTGGTCGACTTCTGGGCAACGTGGTGTGGTCCCTGCGTTGCCGAGTTCCCTCAACTGAAGCAGCTTTACGAGATCTACCACAAGCATGGTTTTGAAGTCGTGGGCATCAGTCTTGACGACGTAAAGGCGGACGTTCAGCAGTTTGTCATCGATCGCGAGCTACCATGGATTATCGTCTGCAATGCTGAAGGGGACGACTACCACGGCTTCTCGGATGCGAATGCCCGGTACTACGGAATCAACGCGATTCCCCAGATGATCTTGGTGGACAAAGACGGCATCGTGCAGGCCACCGATGCCCGTGGTGAGAAACTGGCCATGCTCCTCGCCCAAGCCTTTCCCGATGTGGAAGCCCCCGAATTAGAAAGCGAAGAAGCTGCAGCTGAGCAATAG
- a CDS encoding DUF1501 domain-containing protein: MNSQYPHHPEACMNRRDMLSRMGTGLGMLGLAGLLGDEKLLAADAQSAAQASSYQNPLAPKAPHFPAKAKHVIHLFMTGGPSHVDTFDPKPLLTKYDGKPLPGGENLRTERKTGAAMASPFKFQKYGESGIEVSELFQHTAKHIDDIAVIRSMQAEVPNHEPSLGLMNCGASVAVRPAFGSWLTYGMGTDNQNLPGYIVMCPNGYPTKQTQNWQSAFLPGVYQGTYVDTRHTEVEKLIENVKNSKLSLEEQRNQIDLLQQMNQAHREQRGFDPALESRVQSFELAYRMQMEATDAFDVSREPKNVLEAYGDGIQARQILIARRLVERGVRFVQVFHDKGQPWDSHDDLEKSHRRLAGQCDKAISALIADLKRLGLFEETLILWGGEFGRTPTVELPKPGSNQGKVNGRDHNHYGFTCWLAGGGIKGGQVYGSTDETGFKAAENPVHVHDLHATMLHALGFDHKKLTYRYAGRDYRLTDVHGNVVHQLLS; the protein is encoded by the coding sequence ATGAATAGCCAATACCCACATCACCCTGAAGCCTGCATGAACCGTCGTGACATGCTTTCTCGCATGGGAACTGGTCTTGGTATGTTGGGCCTGGCCGGTTTGCTGGGCGACGAGAAACTACTGGCAGCCGATGCTCAATCGGCAGCCCAGGCCTCGTCGTATCAAAACCCGCTGGCGCCTAAAGCTCCGCATTTTCCAGCCAAGGCAAAGCATGTCATTCACTTGTTCATGACTGGTGGTCCTTCGCATGTCGATACGTTCGATCCGAAGCCCCTTTTGACCAAGTACGACGGCAAGCCACTGCCCGGCGGCGAGAACCTCCGTACCGAGCGCAAGACGGGTGCCGCCATGGCATCGCCGTTTAAGTTTCAGAAGTACGGCGAGAGCGGCATCGAGGTCAGTGAGCTGTTTCAGCACACGGCCAAGCACATTGATGACATCGCCGTGATTCGTTCGATGCAGGCCGAAGTTCCCAACCATGAGCCATCGCTGGGATTGATGAACTGCGGTGCTTCGGTCGCCGTTCGTCCAGCGTTTGGTAGCTGGCTGACCTACGGCATGGGAACCGACAACCAAAACCTGCCTGGGTACATTGTGATGTGCCCCAATGGCTACCCGACCAAGCAAACCCAGAACTGGCAGTCGGCCTTCTTGCCTGGCGTCTATCAGGGAACGTACGTCGATACGCGGCACACTGAAGTCGAGAAGCTGATCGAGAACGTCAAGAACTCGAAGCTGTCGCTGGAAGAACAGCGCAACCAGATCGATCTACTGCAACAGATGAACCAGGCTCACCGCGAGCAGCGCGGCTTCGATCCGGCCTTAGAGTCTCGCGTGCAGTCCTTCGAGTTGGCGTATCGCATGCAGATGGAAGCGACCGATGCCTTCGACGTTTCTCGCGAGCCGAAGAACGTGCTGGAAGCCTACGGCGACGGCATCCAGGCACGTCAGATTCTGATTGCTCGTCGGTTGGTCGAACGGGGTGTCCGCTTCGTGCAAGTCTTCCACGACAAAGGCCAGCCGTGGGATAGCCACGATGATCTCGAGAAGTCACACCGCCGCCTGGCAGGGCAGTGCGATAAAGCCATCAGCGCGTTGATTGCCGACCTGAAACGACTGGGCCTGTTTGAAGAGACCCTGATCTTGTGGGGCGGAGAGTTTGGTCGTACGCCGACGGTCGAATTGCCTAAGCCTGGCTCCAACCAAGGCAAGGTCAACGGACGTGACCACAATCACTACGGTTTCACCTGCTGGTTGGCCGGCGGTGGGATCAAGGGTGGCCAGGTTTACGGATCGACCGATGAGACCGGTTTCAAGGCGGCCGAAAATCCGGTTCATGTTCATGACCTGCATGCCACCATGCTGCACGCGTTGGGCTTCGATCATAAGAAGCTCACCTATCGCTATGCCGGACGTGATTACCGTCTGACGGACGTTCACGGGAACGTGGTTCACCAGTTGCTATCGTAG
- a CDS encoding PSD1 and planctomycete cytochrome C domain-containing protein gives MRTLALPLALCVMFTFTAQASAENKFSPEHIEFFEKSVRPVLMKRCVECHGPEKQENGLRLDARSAVVKGGDSGAAVVAGKPDESELIQAVRYETYEMPPSGQMPAEEIAALEKWVKLGMPWPEESEPLQPATFDERLVDDKQHHWAYQPIQNPAAPKVEGDWATNDIDHFVQSRLTEAGITPSEKTDRRTLIRRATFDLTGLPPTAEEVEAFVNDKDPNAFEKVIDHLLASDQYGVKWGRIWLDVARYSDTRGYLNDGQDRRFPYAHAYRDYVIDSFNLDTPYDEFLKEQIAADYFAEEGDRRLAGLGLIRIGRQFLKRQDTIDDRIDVVTRGVLGLTVTCARCHDHKYDAINMADYYGLYGVFDQLEETTPLVGPIDSDPKYPEFKKKLDELQGALNQHIAKVDRAIQLEASTNFFDFIVRAVSKKQDVEIAKFEQNELDSKNIRPHLVSKWKLFADREWKPDHPVWGPLFKARELGDDAYASQSEALLAQWTGEQSQLNPVVRRALDSAKPTTLPALVDTYDELLKPIGKLYRDAEFNREGADKLEGAQAQIAKSLLGRNSPVVLNENDVRRAYFTSDRNHQKKLEGNIRGHEIDSAGSPPRAMAVVDRDNIHDPQIFLRGDPGRRGDRVPRQFIRVLNEESDSVYKNGSGRLELAEDIVADDNPLTARVMVNRVWMGHFDQPLVLTPGDFGIRSDPPALPLLLDHLSTYLRTNDWSLKQLHKYIMLSSTYQQSSKDRPDAREKDPENRLFWRMNRRRLSFEEMRDGMLKVSGSLDDSLGGRAVKILEVPNPPRRTVYGFVDRQDLPNLYRAFDYPSPDAMSPERSKTSVPQQALYLLNSPFVQRQAQWVTEKWKDDTSLSDQQRLERLFQTVLQRSPTKQESEMFLKYVEASSDEEKWNKWDSVAQVVMVSNDFMFVD, from the coding sequence ATGCGGACCCTCGCATTGCCGCTCGCCTTGTGCGTGATGTTCACATTCACGGCTCAGGCATCGGCGGAAAATAAGTTCTCTCCCGAGCATATCGAATTCTTTGAGAAGTCGGTTCGTCCGGTCTTAATGAAACGATGTGTCGAGTGTCACGGTCCTGAAAAGCAGGAAAATGGCCTTCGTCTGGACGCTCGATCGGCGGTCGTCAAAGGGGGTGACTCCGGAGCTGCCGTTGTCGCCGGTAAGCCGGACGAGAGCGAACTGATCCAGGCCGTACGCTACGAAACGTACGAGATGCCTCCGAGCGGTCAGATGCCGGCTGAGGAGATCGCAGCTCTCGAGAAGTGGGTCAAGCTAGGCATGCCATGGCCCGAAGAGTCTGAACCGCTGCAGCCAGCCACATTCGACGAACGCCTGGTGGACGATAAGCAGCATCACTGGGCCTATCAGCCCATCCAGAATCCAGCGGCACCCAAGGTCGAAGGTGATTGGGCGACGAATGATATCGACCACTTCGTGCAGAGCCGACTTACGGAAGCAGGCATCACGCCGAGCGAGAAGACCGACCGTCGGACTTTGATCCGTCGCGCGACGTTCGATCTGACGGGGCTCCCTCCCACGGCGGAAGAAGTCGAAGCGTTCGTGAACGATAAGGACCCCAATGCGTTCGAGAAGGTAATCGATCACCTGTTGGCTTCCGATCAGTACGGTGTGAAGTGGGGCCGGATCTGGCTGGATGTTGCCCGGTACTCCGATACACGTGGTTACTTGAACGATGGCCAGGATCGCCGCTTTCCATACGCCCATGCCTACCGCGACTACGTGATTGATTCGTTCAACCTCGACACGCCATACGACGAGTTTCTTAAGGAACAGATCGCAGCGGACTACTTTGCCGAAGAAGGAGACCGACGCCTGGCGGGTCTCGGGTTGATTCGCATCGGTCGCCAGTTCCTCAAGCGGCAAGATACCATCGACGATCGTATCGACGTTGTCACGCGAGGGGTGCTCGGTTTGACGGTCACGTGTGCCCGTTGTCACGATCACAAATACGACGCCATCAACATGGCCGACTACTACGGGCTATACGGTGTTTTCGATCAGCTGGAAGAGACCACTCCGCTGGTCGGTCCCATCGATTCCGATCCGAAGTATCCGGAATTCAAGAAGAAGCTGGATGAGCTGCAGGGCGCATTGAATCAGCATATCGCCAAGGTCGATCGTGCGATCCAACTCGAAGCGTCGACCAACTTCTTCGATTTCATCGTCCGGGCTGTCTCGAAGAAACAAGATGTCGAGATTGCCAAGTTCGAGCAGAACGAACTCGACAGCAAGAACATTCGCCCGCACCTGGTCAGCAAGTGGAAGCTCTTCGCCGATCGCGAATGGAAACCAGATCATCCGGTGTGGGGACCTTTGTTCAAAGCACGCGAGTTGGGCGATGACGCCTATGCATCGCAATCCGAAGCACTGCTGGCCCAGTGGACCGGCGAGCAAAGCCAGTTGAATCCAGTCGTGCGACGTGCACTCGATAGTGCCAAGCCGACGACGCTGCCGGCGTTGGTCGACACATACGACGAGTTGTTGAAGCCGATCGGGAAGCTCTATCGAGATGCCGAATTCAATCGGGAAGGGGCCGATAAGCTCGAAGGTGCTCAGGCTCAGATTGCCAAGTCGCTATTGGGACGCAATTCGCCTGTCGTGTTGAATGAGAACGACGTGCGTCGAGCCTACTTCACGAGCGACCGGAATCACCAGAAGAAGCTCGAAGGCAACATTCGCGGACACGAGATCGATTCCGCTGGCTCCCCGCCGCGGGCGATGGCCGTCGTTGATCGCGACAACATTCACGATCCACAAATCTTCCTGCGAGGTGACCCAGGCCGACGTGGCGATCGCGTACCGCGTCAGTTCATTCGCGTTTTGAATGAAGAGTCGGATTCCGTTTACAAGAATGGCAGCGGACGTCTCGAGCTGGCCGAAGACATCGTCGCCGACGATAACCCACTCACCGCACGTGTGATGGTCAATCGCGTGTGGATGGGGCACTTCGATCAGCCGTTGGTGCTTACGCCGGGCGACTTTGGTATTCGCAGCGATCCGCCTGCCTTACCGCTGCTGTTGGATCACCTATCGACCTATCTGCGAACCAACGATTGGTCGCTTAAGCAACTGCATAAGTACATCATGCTTTCTTCGACCTATCAGCAGTCGAGCAAAGACCGCCCCGATGCCCGCGAGAAAGACCCCGAGAACCGTCTGTTCTGGCGGATGAATCGACGTCGCCTGAGCTTCGAGGAAATGCGTGACGGTATGCTGAAGGTCAGCGGCTCGCTCGATGATTCCCTCGGTGGACGAGCCGTGAAGATCCTGGAGGTCCCCAATCCGCCGCGGCGTACCGTGTACGGGTTTGTGGATCGGCAAGATCTGCCGAACCTCTATCGAGCATTCGATTACCCCAGCCCCGACGCGATGAGCCCGGAACGCTCGAAGACGAGTGTTCCTCAACAGGCGTTGTACCTGCTGAACAGTCCGTTCGTGCAGCGTCAGGCTCAGTGGGTGACGGAAAAGTGGAAAGATGACACGTCGCTTTCGGACCAACAGCGTCTTGAGCGACTCTTCCAGACGGTGCTTCAGCGATCGCCTACGAAGCAAGAGTCGGAAATGTTTTTGAAGTACGTCGAAGCATCCAGCGACGAAGAGAAGTGGAACAAGTGGGACAGTGTCGCCCAGGTGGTGATGGTCTCGAATGACTTCATGTTCGTGGACTAA
- a CDS encoding TlpA family protein disulfide reductase, translating to MKIAWKFALAALLAGGMMVTSSNVFADDDAAAAEAPAAEETAKEAAEEAKEEEAKPKTFQEELTAALNVARTGGDDRLPIPKRFEKAVEMIDQAWDLERTADETKQAISLKVSLLSVQQRFGNPKAVEEAMAFLTNLTKDENLEIASFAETSLLNLRLNQLASLSPKEQQAVIDEVKGQIMEAEPSPSTAALAMTLASSLSKSLEADQAAKEVADLANHFKSVEDENVQKAAARLVGLSNRLNLPGNPIEITGTKLNGEDLAFDSSFKGKTVVVDFWATWCGPCIAEFPNMKRLYEIYHPHGFEIVGISLDEEKETVEKFVEAKELPWTIVWTTREEGERGWDDKNARRYGISGIPTMIFVGKDGNVQSLTARGHNLDQLLAEAYPDVKVPSEEEEAKKDAEKTEE from the coding sequence ATGAAAATCGCTTGGAAATTTGCCCTAGCGGCACTGTTGGCAGGCGGCATGATGGTAACGAGCAGCAACGTGTTTGCTGACGATGATGCTGCCGCGGCAGAAGCCCCTGCCGCTGAGGAAACCGCAAAGGAAGCTGCCGAAGAAGCCAAAGAAGAAGAGGCGAAACCCAAGACCTTCCAAGAGGAACTGACTGCCGCGTTGAATGTCGCACGCACAGGCGGTGACGACCGGCTCCCAATTCCCAAGCGTTTCGAGAAAGCGGTTGAAATGATCGACCAGGCCTGGGACCTGGAACGCACCGCTGACGAAACCAAGCAAGCAATCAGCTTGAAGGTCTCGTTGCTGTCGGTTCAACAACGATTCGGTAACCCCAAGGCCGTGGAAGAAGCAATGGCCTTCCTCACGAACCTGACCAAGGACGAAAACCTTGAAATCGCCTCGTTCGCTGAGACCTCGCTGCTCAACCTGCGACTCAATCAATTGGCATCGCTCTCTCCCAAAGAGCAGCAAGCGGTGATTGATGAAGTGAAGGGACAAATCATGGAAGCCGAGCCTTCCCCCAGCACGGCAGCTTTGGCGATGACCCTGGCGAGCTCGCTTTCCAAAAGCTTGGAAGCAGATCAGGCTGCCAAAGAAGTTGCCGACCTGGCCAATCACTTCAAATCTGTCGAAGACGAAAACGTCCAAAAGGCTGCGGCTCGCTTGGTGGGTCTCTCGAATCGCTTGAACCTGCCGGGCAACCCGATCGAAATCACCGGTACGAAGCTTAACGGCGAAGACCTGGCGTTCGATTCCTCCTTCAAAGGCAAGACCGTCGTGGTCGACTTCTGGGCAACTTGGTGCGGTCCTTGTATCGCCGAATTCCCCAACATGAAGCGGCTCTACGAAATCTATCATCCGCACGGTTTTGAAATCGTCGGGATCAGTCTCGATGAAGAGAAAGAAACCGTCGAGAAGTTCGTCGAAGCCAAAGAACTTCCTTGGACCATCGTCTGGACCACTCGGGAAGAAGGCGAACGCGGTTGGGATGACAAGAACGCTCGCCGTTACGGCATCAGCGGAATTCCTACGATGATCTTCGTCGGCAAGGACGGCAACGTTCAATCGTTGACTGCCCGCGGTCACAATTTGGATCAACTGCTGGCCGAAGCCTATCCGGACGTCAAGGTTCCCTCCGAAGAAGAGGAAGCCAAGAAGGACGCAGAAAAGACGGAAGAGTAA
- a CDS encoding sugar phosphate isomerase/epimerase family protein, producing the protein MSALLDRRQMLSLSGAAALGGAGLTLGTSTTAQAAPKTPPAIRYCFNTSTIRGQKLNIEQEVDIAAKAGYDGIEPWISKIQEYKDSGKSLHDLGKRIADSGLKVESAIGFAQWIVDDQEKRTAGLEHAKRDMDLLAQIGGTRIAAPPAGATNGPKLDLLEVAKRYHALLEVGRQAGVVPELELWGFSTNLNRLGEVAMVVVEANHPDACMMPDVYHIYKGGSDFSGLKAISGNVIPVFHMNDYPADPPREKINDSARVFPGDGVAPLKTMIQTLVANEFAGVFSLELFNPEYWKRDALEVAKEGLDKMKASVQQAIG; encoded by the coding sequence ATGAGCGCGCTATTGGATCGTCGTCAAATGCTTTCTCTCTCGGGTGCCGCGGCACTCGGCGGCGCCGGACTCACTTTGGGAACCTCCACTACCGCACAGGCCGCTCCAAAGACCCCGCCGGCGATTCGCTACTGCTTTAACACCAGTACTATTCGTGGTCAGAAGCTGAATATTGAGCAGGAAGTCGACATTGCTGCAAAAGCAGGTTACGACGGCATCGAACCGTGGATCTCCAAGATTCAGGAATACAAAGACTCCGGCAAGAGCCTGCACGACCTGGGCAAGCGGATTGCCGATTCCGGATTGAAGGTCGAAAGCGCGATCGGCTTTGCTCAGTGGATTGTGGACGACCAGGAGAAACGTACCGCTGGTTTGGAACACGCCAAACGCGACATGGACCTGCTCGCGCAAATTGGTGGCACACGCATCGCCGCACCCCCGGCCGGTGCTACCAACGGCCCGAAGCTCGACCTGCTGGAAGTTGCCAAGCGATACCATGCCCTTTTGGAAGTCGGTCGCCAGGCAGGCGTCGTTCCAGAGCTGGAGCTGTGGGGATTTTCGACAAACCTTAACCGCCTCGGCGAAGTGGCCATGGTCGTCGTCGAAGCCAATCATCCCGACGCGTGCATGATGCCGGACGTCTACCACATCTACAAAGGTGGTTCCGACTTCAGTGGACTCAAGGCGATCAGCGGCAACGTGATTCCCGTGTTCCACATGAACGACTATCCCGCCGATCCGCCACGCGAGAAGATCAACGACAGTGCCCGGGTCTTCCCCGGTGATGGCGTTGCTCCGCTGAAGACGATGATCCAGACGCTGGTGGCCAACGAGTTCGCTGGCGTTTTCTCGCTGGAACTGTTCAACCCGGAATACTGGAAGCGTGATGCCTTGGAAGTCGCCAAAGAAGGGCTCGACAAGATGAAGGCCAGCGTCCAGCAGGCCATCGGCTAA
- a CDS encoding alpha-amylase/4-alpha-glucanotransferase domain-containing protein produces MSNTIRLCLVLHNHQPIGNFDGVFEQAYQDSYLPFLDVFDCYPDIKIGLHTSGPLMEWLDEHHPEYLDRLAAHVKNGRIEIIGGVFYEAILPMIPPRDRVGQIETYTKWLTDRLGAKIQGMWMPERVWEQPLTADIADAGIQYTILDDFHFKNAGIPQEDLYGYYVTEECGKLLNVFPGSERLRYLLPFAPAQDTIDYMRSIADQYPGSVLVFGDDGEKFGTWPDTKAHVYDRGWLAQFFELLTANKDWLLTTTLAEASEALLPVGKTYIPEGSYREMTEWAMPAQQQVEFEDMVHELEHQEHWPQIKKYIRGGYWRNFKVRYPETDEMYCRALGISNRLHAAEQNGGDAQLLAQAKKELYRGQCNCSYWHGAFGGTYLPHLRNAVYKHLIAADNLLDKAEHKASSFIEAEVADFNFDGRKEVRLEDDKLVAMMAPASGGTIYELDVRSICHNLLATLSRRPEAYHRKVLAGPSAGGGEVASIHDRVVFKQEGLDKMLQYDTYQRKALVDHFFDNNASLEQVALNNAMERGDFVGSPFEAKVRRNPDRIQVQMSRMGNAWGIPLKITKGVTMNAGSSSLEIAYMLEGLPQDQVLHFAVEMNLAGLPSGADDRYFHQANGNKLGHLGTQLDLHEVQDLGVKDEWLGIDCRWSADRPTSLWTFPISTVSQSEGGFEMVHQSVCMMPHWWVQGDAEGRWSVVMQLDIDTTLAESRMPKEVRESVNAG; encoded by the coding sequence ATGAGCAACACGATCCGTCTTTGCTTGGTCCTGCACAATCATCAACCCATCGGCAACTTCGATGGTGTCTTCGAGCAGGCCTATCAGGACAGCTACCTCCCTTTCCTGGACGTGTTTGATTGCTATCCCGATATCAAGATCGGCCTGCATACCAGCGGCCCGCTGATGGAATGGCTGGACGAGCATCATCCTGAATACCTCGATCGCCTGGCCGCCCATGTCAAAAACGGCCGCATCGAAATCATCGGTGGTGTCTTCTACGAAGCCATTCTGCCGATGATCCCGCCACGGGATCGCGTTGGCCAGATCGAAACGTACACCAAGTGGCTCACCGACCGGCTCGGTGCCAAGATCCAAGGCATGTGGATGCCAGAACGCGTGTGGGAACAACCTCTCACCGCTGACATCGCCGATGCCGGCATCCAGTACACCATCCTGGATGACTTCCACTTCAAGAATGCCGGTATCCCTCAGGAAGACCTCTACGGCTACTACGTGACCGAAGAGTGCGGCAAGCTGCTCAATGTCTTCCCCGGTAGCGAACGCCTTCGTTACCTGCTGCCGTTCGCACCGGCTCAGGACACCATCGACTACATGCGTAGCATTGCCGATCAGTACCCAGGCTCGGTTCTGGTCTTCGGTGACGATGGCGAAAAGTTTGGAACCTGGCCCGATACAAAAGCCCACGTCTACGATCGTGGCTGGTTGGCCCAGTTCTTTGAACTGCTGACCGCCAACAAGGATTGGCTGCTAACCACGACGCTCGCCGAAGCCTCGGAAGCATTGCTTCCCGTTGGCAAGACCTACATCCCCGAAGGCAGTTATCGCGAGATGACCGAATGGGCGATGCCGGCTCAGCAGCAAGTCGAGTTCGAGGACATGGTCCACGAACTGGAACATCAAGAACATTGGCCGCAGATCAAGAAGTATATCCGCGGTGGCTACTGGCGCAACTTCAAGGTTCGCTATCCCGAAACTGACGAAATGTACTGCCGTGCCCTGGGCATCAGTAACCGGCTTCACGCTGCCGAGCAAAACGGTGGCGATGCCCAACTGTTGGCTCAGGCCAAGAAGGAACTTTACCGCGGTCAGTGCAACTGCAGCTACTGGCACGGTGCGTTCGGTGGCACGTACCTGCCGCACCTTCGCAACGCCGTCTACAAGCACTTGATTGCCGCGGACAACCTGCTGGACAAGGCCGAGCACAAAGCTTCCAGCTTCATCGAAGCCGAAGTCGCCGACTTTAACTTCGACGGGCGTAAAGAAGTTCGCCTGGAAGACGACAAGCTCGTCGCCATGATGGCTCCGGCCAGCGGTGGCACGATCTACGAACTCGACGTTCGTTCGATCTGCCACAACCTGTTGGCAACGTTGTCGCGTCGTCCCGAAGCATATCACCGCAAAGTGCTCGCTGGTCCTTCGGCTGGTGGCGGTGAAGTCGCATCGATTCACGATCGCGTGGTCTTCAAACAAGAAGGCCTCGACAAGATGCTGCAGTACGACACCTACCAGCGCAAGGCATTGGTCGATCACTTCTTCGACAACAACGCTTCGCTGGAACAAGTGGCGCTGAACAACGCCATGGAACGCGGTGACTTCGTCGGCTCTCCCTTTGAAGCCAAAGTGCGACGCAACCCGGACCGTATTCAGGTTCAGATGTCGCGGATGGGCAACGCCTGGGGTATCCCGCTGAAGATCACCAAGGGCGTCACCATGAACGCCGGCAGCAGCAGCCTCGAGATTGCTTACATGCTGGAAGGTCTGCCGCAGGATCAGGTCCTGCACTTCGCCGTGGAAATGAATCTAGCCGGTCTTCCTTCGGGTGCCGACGATCGTTACTTCCACCAGGCCAACGGCAACAAGCTGGGTCACCTCGGTACGCAGCTTGACCTGCACGAAGTTCAAGATCTCGGTGTGAAAGACGAGTGGCTCGGTATTGATTGCCGCTGGAGTGCCGATCGTCCGACCAGCCTGTGGACGTTCCCCATCTCGACGGTCAGCCAGTCGGAAGGCGGTTTCGAGATGGTGCACCAGAGTGTCTGCATGATGCCTCATTGGTGGGTCCAAGGGGATGCCGAAGGCCGCTGGAGTGTCGTGATGCAGCTGGACATCGACACAACACTCGCGGAAAGCCGCATGCCGAAAGAAGTTCGCGAAAGCGTCAACGCAGGCTAG
- a CDS encoding TerC family protein: MWEALIAVIALAAMEIVLGIDNIVFIAIVSARLPEEQRPNARRMGLLAALIMRILLLFTISWVMKADEPFFYWSSLFGDLEFFHHHEELAGVSVKDLILFVGGLFLIWKSVFEIHEKLEHHPHADGEAKPAAATFSGVIFQVMMLDIIFSLDSVITAVGMVQETVMIAGMEVSGIWLMVTAVLISVGVMIVFANPISEFVERHPTLKMLALSFLILIGVMLVAEGAGTHFNKGYIYFAMTFALIVEFLNMRVRMKGRKPIEKELEEEAQARAAEGS, encoded by the coding sequence ATGTGGGAAGCACTGATCGCGGTCATCGCTCTGGCCGCCATGGAAATCGTTCTGGGCATCGACAATATTGTCTTTATCGCGATCGTTTCGGCGCGGTTGCCAGAAGAGCAACGTCCCAATGCCCGCCGCATGGGGCTGCTGGCCGCATTGATCATGCGGATCTTGCTGCTCTTTACGATCTCGTGGGTGATGAAAGCCGACGAGCCGTTCTTCTACTGGAGTTCGCTCTTCGGCGACTTGGAGTTTTTCCATCATCACGAGGAGCTGGCAGGCGTTTCGGTGAAGGACCTGATCTTGTTCGTGGGTGGATTGTTCCTGATTTGGAAGAGTGTCTTCGAAATTCATGAGAAGCTCGAACACCACCCGCATGCCGACGGGGAAGCCAAGCCGGCTGCAGCGACGTTCTCTGGTGTCATCTTTCAAGTGATGATGCTGGATATCATCTTCTCGTTGGACTCAGTGATCACCGCGGTAGGTATGGTTCAAGAGACGGTGATGATCGCCGGTATGGAGGTCAGCGGCATCTGGCTGATGGTCACGGCGGTGTTGATCTCGGTGGGTGTGATGATCGTGTTCGCCAATCCGATTTCCGAATTCGTCGAACGTCATCCGACCCTCAAGATGCTCGCCCTCAGCTTCCTGATTTTGATTGGCGTGATGCTGGTTGCCGAAGGGGCCGGCACGCATTTCAACAAGGGATACATCTACTTCGCGATGACCTTTGCCTTGATCGTCGAGTTCCTCAACATGCGGGTTCGTATGAAAGGGCGCAAGCCGATCGAGAAAGAGCTGGAAGAGGAAGCCCAGGCACGAGCCGCAGAGGGCTCGTAA